The nucleotide sequence gatatgttcttgaatgattcttgttaTGATGTTTTAAGCTTGTTCTTGAAGTGGTTTAGGAGATATATAATGAAAGGTTATTGAATTAGAAATGTTCTTGAGTAGTATGTGTTTAGGAGTAATGAAGTAGGTGATTAAAATGAGATgaaatgtatatagatatatagatagatacatttagatatagatatagatatatgatggattagtttttgtttcttgcattttagTCATACAAGAAGTTAAATGAGTTGGTTCCATATGTCTCCTAACTGATTGAGGgtggctaagatcaatgatttggtatgtatataccaatagtaaatacgtttaaaagatgggtatgatacgggtataaataccgaatgaatacgagtagaattcttgatagaattgaatgagattatgagtatagctatctttgttgagtataagcatattgatatatgtatttaagtctttcaaaagtgtattaatacatcttaatacaatacatatacatttagtttaaattagggtttaagacttcgaaaaacattacatatatgtatagtgtttcgaagtctttaagttagtagtctcattttatatatataaccaattcttaatatacttaatgagatacttaaatatcattttaacaattcataaatatatatatatatatatatatatccatatatatattccattaaataattattacacgtTATGACGTTCATAAATCGTCAGACaacctgggtggccaaacgtttgtatgaaattcatttcaaatagacaagtcttaataaatttgattgcctaacatgttggaaaccttaattatgtaaatattaatcttctatatattagcgaaaaaatccgggtcgttacagttaggtTTAGGACCACTGATGTGCAATATAAAAAACACAGGGACTGCTGGGATGATTTTAAAAGAAAAGGACTACCGATTAAATTACGAGTAAATCACGGGGACCAATGACATTGTTAACTCTTTTCTATATCATTTTGTAGAGTAAATTATACCGTTGGTCCCCGTGGTTCATCAAAAATTATACCAGTAGTCACTTTCTTTTTTAAAATTATACCGATAGTCCTTATGGTTTGTGAAGTGCACAACGTTGATCCCATACTTAACGCCCATTTAATTGCTTCATTAAGTACATGTGCTACACACATGATGGGCAATACAATAATTTTATATATGATTTTTTTACTGAGATCTGGTCGTTTCTGATTAATGTAGACGTCGACGGTTGTGGGAGTATGTGTCATTTAATATGAGACAACTAGGTGATAAGTTGCAACTTCTTGTCTTATAATGTTTAGGTTTTTGTAAATAGATTTGAAGAATCTAATTGCGATGTTCCACTATCGATTGTCAAAATCTGAATGTCTATAACACAATGGATGATGTTCGATTGCCAATTTGTTTTGTAACAATCTCATCATCCTATTGAACATCATTCATAGTCTGTTTGATCGAGTGTTTATAAGTGAGTTTTAGATTGTATTCGTTTTATTCAATCATTTCGTTAATATTGAATATTTGTGATAATCATCTATAGTTTTGATTATTAAGGAGTAGTAGATAATGATTACGGTATCATAATCAATATACATACATTGTGAAAAAAAATTAAAGGTAGATGAGAAGAAATTTTTTAAAGAGAATGGAACCGCAAATACATATCGCATATGATTTAGAGTTAAAATTATAGTTTTTTCTGGGTAAAATTACGGTATTGTTGATCATGTACTTAGCACATGTACTTATTTAACGGAAAAATTAAATCGGCGTTAGGTACATGACCAACACCGTGCATTGATCAAAcaatataattttaaaaaaataaggaTTACCTATATAATTTTTGTAAACTATAGGGACTAATGGTATAATTTACTCATGAAGTCTATTTACTCATGAAGTCTATTTTTTTACCTTTGAAGTTTTGACTGCTTTAATGGAGGATATGGCAGTGGTAAATAGCGGATGACATACCGCGGAACCCTAGTGTGGATCGGATCACTTTAACCCAAATCCTTATACAATCAATCAGCCGTTGCAAGCtaaccaacaataataataataataatgtctcgtCGTGATTCCGATTCTAGACACCATCGCTCTCGCTTCGATCGAGAACCTAGGTACATATTCCTCTATATCTACTGTTATATTATCGACTCGATCATTAAATTATCATGTACAACAACTGATGCCTTACTTAATTGATGTTCTAATTTTGATTATGAATCGTATTTTTGTAATTGTGGTGATCATCTAGGGTTTAAGTTCGGTAGAAACAATAAATGTATGTTTTGGATCAGCTGGTATATAAATAAATTTTTTATAATGTAATCAGTAGTTTACTAATTTTCAGCTAAAGCCTTGATTAAGTCAGTTTCAGAGGTTTAAAGAGTAAACATATTGTTAGCGAATATATGAAAATGAAATTATAAATTGTAAGCTGATAAGTTTAGCTTAATTTCTGTGAATGATGATTATTTTGGCACATCTTTGTGCATTGATATTGGTAGAGGTCTTTAATCAAGTTCGTGATGGTTCGCACTAGTTGTGATGAAAATAACAATTTGCGCAGTTAGAATGTTGGTTTAAATTTATTTGTGCTAACCAAATGCACATTTTTGTTTGCTGCTATTTTATGTCAGCCCCAAGCGAGTTAGAAGGGATGCAAAAACAGCAACAGAGCGAACGGCCAGCAAGCTTAATGACCATAATGACCGAGATCAAAAACACCATCGCAAGTTGAAAGATTCTTTTGCTGCGGATACCTATGTTGTACCTGGTTCAAAGATAGAAACGGCAGCCTTGAGCAAAGAACCTGCCAAGAAAACAAATGTATATCGTGACGGAACAAAGAACTCTTCTGCGAACATTGAAGCCCATCGGTCCCGATCTCGGTTTCAGGTTTATCTGAAAATAAATTTGTTGGAGTTATTATAATCTTGttgcatatattttattttattttttatgctCATAAATAGTGAGTTGATTCAGGTTCTCTTTTACAATCACTAGCTGCAAATCTGAAAATAGGTTTCTATTCACTAATCCTTTATAATTAGCTTTTCCACCCCCCCCTGTATATAAGAGTAAGTTTTCACCTGATTTTATAATCAAAGCATGATGTTTCACAGATTTAAAAAAGTGTTCTTGCTGTATGATTGCAACTGTGCAAGGTTTTTTCCTGTTGTGCGTGTGTATTTCAGTGATGATTATCATTTTGGAAAATTTATAATCTAGTAGTATACAGTTTGGTGTATGAGTGCTTATATAATCATTGCAACCAATTTACTTGGGCTGATCTGAAGTATTTGTTCCTTTTGTTGCCTTCAGTTGCTCCTGTAGTCCTGTTTATATAACTTGTTGGGCTTGCCTGTGCTTGTCTTATAGCAGCATGATGAGCGTGCTGGGCAAGGTCGTAGCTTCAGACACAGGGAAACTGCAGgtaattaacaacaacaacaacaacaacaacaacaaaacccaataccacataagtggtgtatgggggaggtgagatgtagacaatccttcccctatccgagaataaagtcaagtcatttctccacctagagtgaaaacactctcaaaagtagagaaaatcatccctctctattcgacggatagagagattgcttccgagtggacctccgaccaataagtaggaaaaagttttttaaaaaataaaataaaataaaaaataaaattgagacgccatgaaaatggtaaaatcaaatttccatgggttctaaatcctgcctgaaatttaatttaggctctaagagtcagtcaagtcgccaataaatcgacgcttgttgctgactcaataactagagcccatCTGCAGGTAattaaagatttttaatttttttatttatatcgGTTGTTAGGATTTTATATTTTCTTTCATTTCTCTCTGTATTTATAGGGGCATACAAAATATCACTTTTTAAGTCTAGTTTctctcatttttattattttttagagCGCGAGGGACGGAAAGATTCAAGGGATCAACAGAGTGGAAGGGCTACAAACAGAAGTTCAACTATCGACGCAAAGCTGAGAGATGACAAAACCAGATTTGATGGCACCGAACTTGATTTGAAGCAAACTTCAAATAGAAGACGCTCATTTCGTGAGACAAAAATACCGGTTGATGTTAGCACTGGTGATAAATCAGCAACACAAGTTTCAAAAATACCTGAAGGAAATGAGAGGAAAGAGGAAAGAGGAAAGCCGATAGAGAAGCCACCGATGGACCGACCCAACAGGCGAATATCAGGGGAAAGGGACCCACAGA is from Rutidosis leptorrhynchoides isolate AG116_Rl617_1_P2 chromosome 10, CSIRO_AGI_Rlap_v1, whole genome shotgun sequence and encodes:
- the LOC139872561 gene encoding uncharacterized protein isoform X2, which encodes MSRRDSDSRHHRSRFDREPSPKRVRRDAKTATERTASKLNDHNDRDQKHHRKLKDSFAADTYVVPGSKIETAALSKEPAKKTNVYRDGTKNSSANIEAHRSRSRFQHDERAGQGRSFRHRETAEREGRKDSRDQQSGRATNRSSTIDAKLRDDKTRFDGTELDLKQTSNRRRSFRETKIPVDVSTGDKSATQVSKIPEGNERKEERGKPIEKPPMDRPNRRISGERDPQRNEMHSKKFESRERYGGGNFGGSFRGRDNERQGHSGGRADKWKHDLYDEANKSPTSKNEEDQIAKVEALLAS
- the LOC139872561 gene encoding uncharacterized protein isoform X1 → MSRRDSDSRHHRSRFDREPSPKRVRRDAKTATERTASKLNDHNDRDQKHHRKLKDSFAADTYVVPGSKIETAALSKEPAKKTNVYRDGTKNSSANIEAHRSRSRFQQHDERAGQGRSFRHRETAEREGRKDSRDQQSGRATNRSSTIDAKLRDDKTRFDGTELDLKQTSNRRRSFRETKIPVDVSTGDKSATQVSKIPEGNERKEERGKPIEKPPMDRPNRRISGERDPQRNEMHSKKFESRERYGGGNFGGSFRGRDNERQGHSGGRADKWKHDLYDEANKSPTSKNEEDQIAKVEALLAS